A region from the Rhodopseudomonas julia genome encodes:
- a CDS encoding bifunctional metallophosphatase/5'-nucleotidase: MASTLRWFAAFVIAVSLQPSFAAAEDVSVTFLLVNDADQMAGSSETRGGYARIGAVVARERAERDHVVFAHAGDAISPSLMAGFDEGAHIVTLLNIIKPDVFVPGNHEFDFGPEVFARRMGEAKFPVLAANLRDEAGNRIGAIADTRMIDAEGVKIGIVGLTAEDSYQKSSPGTLKIAPALATGEDAAEGLRAKGADFVVAVAHAGREVDRALFQSRAFDLILSGDDHDLMIFFDGKTAMAESKEQGEYVTAVDIRMGVEEKDGTRRLSWWPEFRPIDTAGVIGDSAVQAKIDEFQADLSKELDVGVGTTKTALDSRRATLRTEEAAIGNLVADAMRAGTAADVAITNGGGIRGNRIYEPGATITRRDILTELPFGNVTVKLEISGAAILEALEHGFGDVENASGRFPQISGMRVTVDLQKPAGERVEAVEIDGKPLDRGAIYTLATNDFMADGGDGYVALTKGRALINGRDGLLIANDVMAFVRSAREVAPRPEGRITFLKDDETRAAKD; this comes from the coding sequence ATGGCTTCAACGCTGCGGTGGTTTGCCGCGTTCGTCATCGCGGTCTCGCTTCAACCGTCCTTTGCGGCGGCCGAGGACGTCTCCGTCACCTTTCTTCTCGTCAACGATGCCGACCAGATGGCCGGGTCGAGCGAGACGCGCGGCGGCTATGCCCGCATCGGCGCCGTGGTGGCGCGCGAACGCGCGGAACGCGATCACGTCGTCTTCGCGCATGCGGGCGATGCGATCTCGCCCTCGCTGATGGCGGGCTTCGACGAGGGGGCGCATATCGTCACGCTCCTCAACATCATCAAGCCGGACGTCTTCGTGCCGGGAAATCACGAATTCGATTTCGGCCCCGAGGTTTTTGCACGGCGCATGGGCGAGGCGAAATTTCCCGTGCTCGCCGCCAATCTGCGAGATGAGGCCGGCAACAGGATCGGCGCGATCGCCGATACGCGCATGATCGATGCGGAGGGCGTCAAGATCGGCATCGTCGGCCTCACGGCGGAGGATTCCTATCAGAAGTCGAGCCCCGGCACGCTGAAGATCGCGCCGGCGCTGGCGACCGGCGAAGACGCGGCCGAGGGGCTGCGTGCCAAGGGTGCCGATTTCGTCGTCGCCGTCGCCCATGCCGGCCGTGAGGTCGATCGGGCGCTTTTCCAAAGCCGCGCCTTCGATCTCATCCTCTCCGGCGACGACCACGATCTGATGATCTTCTTCGACGGCAAGACGGCGATGGCGGAATCGAAGGAACAGGGCGAGTACGTCACCGCCGTCGATATACGCATGGGGGTCGAGGAGAAGGACGGCACACGCAGGCTTTCGTGGTGGCCGGAATTTCGCCCGATCGATACGGCCGGCGTCATCGGCGACAGCGCCGTGCAGGCGAAGATCGACGAGTTTCAGGCGGATCTTTCCAAGGAGCTCGATGTCGGGGTCGGCACGACGAAGACGGCGCTCGACAGCCGCCGCGCCACCTTGCGCACCGAAGAGGCGGCGATCGGCAATCTCGTCGCCGACGCGATGCGGGCCGGCACCGCGGCCGATGTCGCGATCACCAATGGCGGCGGCATTCGCGGCAATCGGATTTATGAACCGGGCGCCACGATCACGCGGCGCGATATCCTGACCGAGCTGCCTTTCGGCAATGTCACGGTGAAGCTCGAGATTTCCGGCGCGGCGATCCTGGAGGCGCTGGAGCACGGATTTGGCGATGTGGAGAATGCCAGCGGTCGCTTCCCGCAGATTTCCGGCATGCGCGTGACGGTCGATCTTCAAAAGCCTGCGGGGGAACGCGTCGAGGCCGTCGAGATCGACGGCAAGCCGCTCGATCGGGGCGCTATCTATACGCTCGCCACCAACGACTTCATGGCGGACGGCGGCGACGGTTACGTGGCGTTGACGAAGGGGCGGGCCCTCATCAACGGGCGCGACGGACTGCTGATCGCCAACGACGTCATGGCGTTCGTGCGGTCTGCCCGCGAGGTGGCGCCTCGCCCGGAGGGGCGGATCACGTTCCTCAAGGACGATGAGACGCGTGCCGCCAAAGATTAG